Within the Mucilaginibacter sp. CSA2-8R genome, the region ATAGCGATGTTCTCTGCAGAGAATAGCCATGAGCAGTTTCCATTTGCGCTGTTTATCTTGCTATCGGCTACTCTAACGGTACTGGCGTTTGTAAAAAATTTATCGCTTATCCCGGTATTAGGTTTGTTAAGTTGCTTTTACCTGATGACTGAGCTTGGCTACATTAACTGGCTGCGTTTTCTGATCTGGCTGGTTATCGGCTTGGTAGTTTACTTTACTTACGGTTATAAAAACAGCCGCTTGGGTAAAGAAGCGGCTTAAATATTTACTAAAGCTTCGCTCAATGTTTATTTAATTTAAGCGGAGCTTTAGCACTTCAATTTTCTTAACCTTTCGCAACTAATACCCCACTTACTTTTCGTTGCCTGGGTGATAGGTCATTTCGGCGTGTTTTAATACATCGTCTTTGTAAAACAGAACATCTTTAAAATTGCCATCAAGGTACATTTGTGCCTGATCTGTGAAGTTTTTAGACGAAGCATCGAAAGATTGGCCGCCGGTAATTAATGATTTAGCTTTTACCTTCGGGCCAAACTCTACTGCGGCCATAAAGCTATTACCCGAATAGCCATAACGTTTTTTGGTGCCTGGCATAGTGCGGCTTACAAAAGAAGGGAGTTGCCCAAAGGTGGAAGCTACCGATGCGGCCGGTAAACTGGGCAGCTGGTCGTTAAAACTGATGCCATCAGTTGGGCGCTGGTAGCGGTTAATTTCGCCCCAGGCTATATCCCACTTGCCGTAGTGCAAAATAAGGTCATTGATACTTTGCTTCAACAAATCAAGTTGCTCGGCAGGGGTGATGCTTTGCAAAAGTCTACTTACACGCTCGGTTTGGAATGTGCCTTCTTCTGACGATGAGGGTCGGGGCAATAAACCGAACAAACGCGTGCCGTACTCCACGGCCAACGAGGTAGCTACTGAGTTTATAGCTGCACGGCGGTCCCACTGTTGCAATGTGTTGATGGGGGCTGACAACCTGTTTTTTAACTCGCTGTTGGTACTCTCCTGGTAAGCTTTAAACAGAGGCGGAAGTAGTACATCAAAAGCAGCCAGGTAGCGGTCATATCCTTTGGCAATCAATTCATCCAGGGTAAGCTTCTCGTTGTTGTTTAATATCTTGCTGGCGTTAATGCCACGATAATTCTGCCCATTGGGAGCCATGTAGGCCGGATACAGTTTAGGGTCGGGGCTGTTTTTACCTGCCGATGCATAGGGCGTAGCGTTACAATTTTGTATCCAACCTCCGGTAGGATTATGTACCTGTACAATTTCATTGAGTAGGTGCAGTCCCTGCCATTCGGTAGCCGACGTTGAACCATCCACCGGTTGTGTCCAATCTAACTGAGGGTTACGTTTGGGTATAAAATTGCCGTACCAGAAAACGGTGTTGCCTTTGTCGTCTGCATATACGGTGTTATTGGTGGCGTTCGAAAGCAGGTTCATGGCTTTCATATACTCATTGTAATTATTAGCTTTTGTGATTAACCATGACTCGAGCAGGGCATTATAAGAGCGGTTGTTAGCCTTTAACGAGAGCCATTTGCCGCTGCGGCTACCCAATACCGGACCGTGATGAGTGAAGTAGCCCATCATTTTTATTGGCTCAAGCTGGTTGCCTTTTTTGCAGTATAGCGTTATTGGGCGCTGTAATACCGGTTTTTGTTGCCCGTCATATTCGTAAAACCAGCTGTTGCCCTTTTTAATAACTTTTTCTTCGTAAGCGTCTGCAACATCGGCATTGCTGCTGGTGTGCATCCAGCCACAATGCGCATTAAACCCCTGGTAAACAAAAAACTGACCCCAGGTAACTGCGCCATAGGTGTTCAGCCCCTCATCGCTCACCAGTTGCACTTCCGAACGGAAGTAAAAAGGTACGTGCGGGTTAATGTACAACATAGCATGGCCCGACGCAGATTTTTGAGGCGAGATGGCAAACCCGTTAGAGCCTATTTCTCGGTCAAATACGTGGTTATGCAAACTGTCTGTCAGGTCTGTAGGCTTAGTTAAAGCACCCAGCTTTATTTGATTAGTGCTGCCGTAAAACTGGCGGGTTTCATTTAAGGTGATGCCGCCGGTAATGGTTGCAGCTACACTGCCATCAGTAAACATTAAGGCATACCAAGGCTCAAAATGTTTAAGTACGAGTGGCTGGGTTTGCGGA harbors:
- a CDS encoding penicillin acylase family protein, encoding MKKQLLALLLSLPIAAIAQKLSPQAVKRCEAQAQKVTIIRDNWGVPHIYGKTDADAVFGLMYAQCEENFKGVERNYLYQLGKQAEVDGESNLYTDLQLQLIADSTEAIKEYKNSPVWFKKLMDAFADGVNYYLYKHPQTQPLVLKHFEPWYALMFTDGSVAATITGGITLNETRQFYGSTNQIKLGALTKPTDLTDSLHNHVFDREIGSNGFAISPQKSASGHAMLYINPHVPFYFRSEVQLVSDEGLNTYGAVTWGQFFVYQGFNAHCGWMHTSSNADVADAYEEKVIKKGNSWFYEYDGQQKPVLQRPITLYCKKGNQLEPIKMMGYFTHHGPVLGSRSGKWLSLKANNRSYNALLESWLITKANNYNEYMKAMNLLSNATNNTVYADDKGNTVFWYGNFIPKRNPQLDWTQPVDGSTSATEWQGLHLLNEIVQVHNPTGGWIQNCNATPYASAGKNSPDPKLYPAYMAPNGQNYRGINASKILNNNEKLTLDELIAKGYDRYLAAFDVLLPPLFKAYQESTNSELKNRLSAPINTLQQWDRRAAINSVATSLAVEYGTRLFGLLPRPSSSEEGTFQTERVSRLLQSITPAEQLDLLKQSINDLILHYGKWDIAWGEINRYQRPTDGISFNDQLPSLPAASVASTFGQLPSFVSRTMPGTKKRYGYSGNSFMAAVEFGPKVKAKSLITGGQSFDASSKNFTDQAQMYLDGNFKDVLFYKDDVLKHAEMTYHPGNEK